Proteins encoded together in one Nitrospira sp. window:
- a CDS encoding outer membrane protein transport protein, which translates to MAKCFCRSGCFCLWAVLIAANASAQAIRFQPQGAAAIGQGNAFAAQADDPSAIHFNPAGLTQVPGIQAYLGTNVMGGSIKSKGPTGIDSRGDLGDSVSTPLPSHFYWSANLGSLGKTSLSSVTIGLGLTSPFGSNNRYLVDGPFNTAVTSAALPLIDIKPTIAYKVNDAFSVGVSADIYTFASFLGEGHAEQKQISSGAFGIPAGASVEFNGKGTGAGVTVSALYSPLRTSAGLPVVSIGFVYRSQAVVPLDGSLLINGTKMADASTNLVLPQIFTGAVAVWPVRTSEREWKMELDVEYVGWSLNRTLDIRLSNGATIPQPQQWKNVPVIAFGTQYRWLKPQWLPHWEVALRSGYTYTQDPVPDRTFNPSTISLPAHTLSLGVGFLCKDAGRFLGLIPCGGEALLSPKGIGVDFAYQEWFYESRTVTGNLNPTVDGTYHAFVHLGTFSLRFLF; encoded by the coding sequence ATGGCAAAGTGTTTTTGTAGATCTGGGTGCTTCTGCTTATGGGCCGTACTGATTGCGGCGAATGCGTCGGCTCAGGCCATAAGGTTTCAGCCACAAGGGGCAGCGGCAATAGGGCAGGGAAATGCATTCGCGGCTCAAGCAGATGATCCCTCCGCCATCCATTTTAATCCTGCAGGTTTGACTCAGGTCCCCGGTATTCAAGCCTATCTCGGAACCAACGTCATGGGCGGCTCGATCAAGTCTAAAGGGCCGACAGGTATCGATAGTCGCGGTGATCTTGGTGATAGTGTCTCTACACCCCTTCCCAGTCATTTTTATTGGAGTGCCAATCTTGGATCTCTCGGTAAGACGAGCCTTTCATCCGTGACGATCGGTCTAGGGCTGACATCTCCATTTGGTTCGAACAATCGGTATCTAGTCGACGGCCCCTTCAACACCGCGGTAACCTCCGCGGCCCTTCCATTAATCGATATCAAACCCACGATAGCGTACAAAGTAAACGACGCTTTCTCTGTAGGTGTGAGCGCCGACATTTATACCTTTGCCAGCTTTTTGGGAGAGGGGCATGCAGAGCAGAAACAGATTAGTTCTGGAGCCTTTGGTATTCCAGCCGGAGCATCCGTCGAATTCAATGGTAAAGGAACCGGTGCGGGAGTAACCGTGAGTGCCCTCTATTCTCCTTTGAGAACTAGTGCTGGGTTGCCTGTGGTTTCCATTGGATTCGTGTACCGCAGTCAGGCGGTCGTCCCCCTGGACGGATCCTTGTTGATTAACGGAACAAAAATGGCCGATGCCTCAACCAATCTTGTTCTGCCTCAAATATTTACCGGAGCCGTAGCGGTTTGGCCCGTACGTACCAGTGAACGGGAGTGGAAGATGGAACTTGATGTCGAGTACGTGGGGTGGAGCCTGAATAGGACTCTTGATATTCGTCTGTCTAACGGGGCGACGATTCCTCAACCGCAGCAATGGAAGAATGTACCGGTGATTGCGTTTGGAACCCAGTATCGATGGCTGAAGCCGCAGTGGCTGCCGCACTGGGAGGTAGCACTCCGATCCGGGTATACCTATACGCAGGATCCCGTTCCCGATCGGACCTTTAATCCCAGTACAATTTCGCTGCCGGCTCATACCTTGTCCCTTGGCGTGGGCTTCTTGTGCAAAGACGCTGGTCGATTTTTGGGGCTCATCCCCTGTGGTGGGGAAGCTCTTTTGTCGCCGAAAGGAATCGGGGTTGACTTTGCCTATCAGGAATGGTTCTACGAGTCGCGCACCGTCACCGGCAATCTGAATCCGACCGTCGACGGAACATACCACGCATTCGTCCACTTAGGGACGTTCAGTTTGAGGTTCCTATTCTAG
- the uvrC gene encoding excinuclease ABC subunit UvrC, translating to MAASSDFQSKLAHLPESPGVYLFKNEQRDIIYIGKAAVLADRVRSYFQKSADHSPKTSLLVDQVADLETMVTRSELEALILESNLVKRHKPRFNVVLRDDKQYPYVRLPIKDDFPRLSIVRRVQKDGALYYGPYTPANALRETLKVIKHVFPLATCTIDINGTADRACIEFEIKRCMAPCTGNQSKAEYHQIVKQVRQFLEGRDHELLDDLRTRMEAAAEREEFEEAARLRDRLFKIERMLEKQRITQISAADQDVIGLSRQGAAVDLQILFVRGGLLIGRKDFFWPESADASDEELVRSAIEQFYNKDGQPPRELLVPTDLEDSALIHQWLSEKRGESVRVCSPERGTKHQLVLLAEENAAAAVADHLRDEELHRQAGEELKRLLRLDKVPHRIEGFDISNTMGNQSVASMVVWEDGEMKKADYRRFKIQTVVGANDFASMKEAVTRRYGQEDNLAQPDLILIDGGLGQLAAALEGLKAVGRERLPILGLAKARGDKDERIFLAGRKNPIALKPQSPSTHLLQHIRDEAHRFAITFHRKLRGKALVSSKLDQVIGIGAIRRNRLLERFGSLDQLTSASDEALQETGLSAETILNLRKTLGN from the coding sequence ATGGCCGCCTCATCGGATTTCCAATCCAAACTTGCCCATCTGCCGGAGAGTCCCGGTGTGTACCTGTTCAAGAACGAGCAGCGAGACATCATTTACATCGGGAAAGCTGCGGTCCTCGCCGACCGGGTTCGATCGTATTTCCAGAAGAGTGCCGACCACAGCCCTAAGACCAGCCTGCTCGTCGATCAAGTGGCTGATCTGGAAACGATGGTAACGCGATCGGAGCTTGAGGCCCTGATTCTCGAGAGCAACCTGGTGAAGCGGCACAAACCCCGCTTCAACGTCGTGTTACGGGACGACAAACAATATCCCTATGTGCGGTTGCCGATCAAAGATGATTTTCCACGCCTATCGATCGTCCGCCGTGTGCAAAAGGATGGGGCCCTCTACTATGGGCCCTACACACCAGCCAACGCCCTGCGAGAGACCTTGAAAGTTATTAAACACGTCTTCCCGCTCGCGACCTGCACCATCGATATCAACGGAACGGCCGATCGCGCCTGCATCGAGTTCGAAATCAAACGGTGCATGGCGCCCTGCACCGGAAACCAGTCAAAAGCCGAATACCACCAGATCGTCAAACAAGTCCGTCAGTTTCTTGAAGGGCGAGACCACGAGTTGCTGGATGATCTTCGGACACGCATGGAGGCCGCAGCGGAACGGGAGGAATTCGAGGAAGCCGCCCGACTCCGCGATCGCCTCTTTAAGATCGAACGGATGCTGGAAAAACAACGGATCACACAAATCTCCGCCGCTGATCAAGATGTGATCGGCCTATCCAGGCAAGGCGCAGCCGTCGATCTCCAGATTCTGTTCGTGCGCGGCGGCTTGCTGATCGGGCGAAAAGATTTCTTCTGGCCTGAGTCGGCTGATGCTTCGGACGAGGAGCTCGTTCGCTCTGCCATCGAACAGTTCTACAATAAGGATGGTCAACCCCCGCGAGAACTCCTGGTTCCGACCGACCTCGAAGACAGCGCACTGATTCACCAATGGCTCTCCGAAAAGCGCGGCGAATCGGTTCGTGTCTGTTCGCCCGAGCGAGGCACCAAACATCAGCTCGTCTTGCTAGCCGAGGAAAATGCCGCGGCCGCCGTGGCCGATCACTTGCGGGATGAAGAACTCCATCGACAGGCAGGGGAGGAGTTGAAACGGTTATTGCGACTGGACAAAGTCCCTCATCGGATTGAAGGATTCGACATCTCGAATACGATGGGGAACCAATCGGTCGCCTCGATGGTCGTCTGGGAAGACGGGGAGATGAAGAAGGCCGACTATCGGCGCTTCAAGATTCAAACCGTCGTGGGCGCCAACGACTTCGCCAGCATGAAGGAAGCGGTCACCCGTCGGTATGGGCAAGAAGACAACCTTGCGCAACCGGATCTGATTCTGATCGACGGCGGCTTAGGTCAATTGGCTGCCGCACTGGAGGGGCTGAAAGCCGTCGGACGAGAAAGACTCCCCATTCTTGGACTCGCCAAAGCCCGTGGCGACAAGGACGAGCGGATCTTTCTGGCTGGCAGAAAAAACCCGATTGCGCTCAAGCCACAATCGCCCTCCACTCACCTACTCCAACACATTCGCGATGAGGCCCATCGCTTTGCAATCACCTTCCATCGGAAGCTGCGCGGTAAAGCGCTGGTCAGCTCCAAACTGGATCAAGTCATCGGAATCGGTGCGATACGACGCAATCGGCTTTTGGAGCGATTCGGTAGTCTCGACCAGTTAACCTCAGCCAGCGACGAAGCCCTACAGGAGACCGGATTGAGTGCGGAAACTATTTTGAATCTCCGTAAGACGCTCGGCAATTGA
- a CDS encoding diaminopimelate epimerase has protein sequence MKNGFFRGHGLGNDYVVMDPKELTFKLTPKTIKAICDRNWGLGSDGILALVPSRKADFGLRIFNPDGSEAEKSGNGLRIFARYLHATGKTKKRHFTVDTKGGVVTITLHVDRHGDASAVTVEMGHAIFNPTALPCTLDVPELIQESITAAERSLTFTGVSVGNPHCVVFKPTGQSWAREELLALGPALENHRLFPKRTNVQLAVPTGPKEIFILIWERGAGETQASGSSSCAAASAAVRLGLVKSPVTVKMPGGTLNIEVDSNFGLTMKGPVAEVARGTLSPSFIRSLK, from the coding sequence ATGAAAAACGGATTTTTCCGTGGACACGGGTTGGGCAACGATTATGTTGTGATGGATCCCAAGGAACTCACGTTCAAGCTAACACCCAAGACCATCAAAGCGATTTGCGATCGCAACTGGGGGCTCGGCAGTGACGGGATTCTGGCCTTAGTTCCTTCGAGGAAGGCAGATTTTGGCCTGCGTATCTTTAACCCAGACGGTAGCGAAGCGGAAAAGTCAGGAAATGGGCTGCGCATTTTCGCCCGATACCTCCATGCGACTGGGAAGACCAAAAAGAGACACTTCACAGTCGACACGAAAGGTGGTGTCGTCACGATCACCCTACACGTGGATCGTCATGGCGACGCCAGTGCCGTCACAGTCGAAATGGGCCATGCCATCTTCAACCCAACGGCTCTTCCCTGCACACTCGATGTGCCAGAACTGATTCAGGAGTCGATTACGGCAGCGGAGCGAAGTCTGACGTTCACCGGCGTGAGCGTTGGGAATCCTCATTGCGTGGTCTTCAAGCCGACGGGACAATCTTGGGCACGTGAAGAACTCTTAGCTCTTGGGCCGGCCTTGGAGAACCATCGCCTTTTTCCCAAACGAACCAATGTACAGCTCGCAGTTCCTACGGGACCAAAGGAAATCTTCATTCTGATTTGGGAGCGAGGGGCTGGAGAGACGCAAGCTTCGGGTTCTTCATCCTGCGCAGCAGCCAGTGCCGCGGTACGACTGGGACTGGTGAAAAGCCCTGTGACGGTAAAGATGCCGGGAGGCACGCTGAATATCGAGGTCGATTCGAACTTCGGCCTCACGATGAAAGGGCCCGTGGCTGAAGTGGCTCGGGGCACATTAAGCCCATCGTTTATCCGTTCGCTGAAGTAG